The Thermus hydrothermalis genome window below encodes:
- a CDS encoding polysaccharide deacetylase family protein: MWPLVLLLAPLPWGEKDTPAKPLPHQDLPVLHLALPGVVRAVYLDNGYMEAAHVVLEAETKNPERLLHLAQRAAEEAWRARPSLDEVDLSVYGAPYRGPEDLPLFTASVPKPLAPAFFALREPVGYERLWLNPGRATRYPLEPVLEDHPAVEGPEAFRARERANQILQSRLGAKGSLLYHGNPTRPFAALTFDDAPHPLFAPLLLDLLKRLGLKATFFVIGRNAEAYPYFVRDMVEAGHELGNHTYHHVRLAKLSPEEIRRELLLCNEVLKTITGRTPQYFRPPGGRYNPTVLRVAEELGLTTVFWTDDPGDYAGLPRSVLGRRLEAHLRPGGIVLLHDNVVGTLEVLPLFAHKAKARGLALGTVGGLLAQR; this comes from the coding sequence ATGTGGCCCCTTGTCCTCCTCCTAGCCCCCCTCCCGTGGGGGGAAAAGGACACCCCAGCTAAGCCCCTGCCCCATCAAGACCTGCCTGTCCTCCACCTAGCCCTACCTGGGGTGGTGCGCGCCGTGTACCTGGATAACGGCTATATGGAGGCCGCGCACGTGGTGCTGGAGGCGGAAACGAAAAACCCGGAACGCCTCCTCCACCTGGCCCAACGGGCGGCGGAGGAGGCTTGGCGGGCAAGGCCCTCCCTGGACGAGGTGGACCTCTCCGTCTACGGAGCCCCTTACCGGGGGCCTGAGGACCTTCCCCTCTTCACCGCCAGCGTACCCAAGCCGCTAGCCCCTGCCTTTTTCGCCCTGAGGGAACCCGTGGGATACGAGCGCCTCTGGCTGAACCCAGGGAGGGCGACCCGCTATCCCCTCGAGCCCGTCCTGGAAGACCACCCCGCCGTGGAGGGCCCCGAGGCCTTTCGGGCCCGGGAAAGGGCCAACCAGATCCTGCAAAGCCGCTTGGGCGCCAAGGGGTCCCTCCTTTACCACGGGAACCCAACCCGCCCCTTCGCCGCCCTCACCTTTGACGACGCCCCCCATCCCCTCTTCGCCCCGCTCCTCCTAGACCTCCTCAAGCGGCTTGGCCTGAAGGCCACCTTTTTCGTCATTGGGCGCAACGCCGAGGCCTACCCCTATTTCGTGCGGGACATGGTAGAGGCAGGGCACGAGCTCGGCAACCACACCTACCACCACGTGCGCCTAGCCAAGCTTTCCCCGGAGGAAATTAGGCGGGAACTCCTGCTCTGCAACGAGGTCCTGAAGACCATCACGGGAAGGACGCCCCAATACTTCCGTCCCCCTGGGGGGCGGTACAACCCCACCGTGCTACGGGTAGCGGAGGAGCTTGGCCTCACCACGGTGTTCTGGACGGATGACCCCGGGGACTATGCGGGCCTCCCCAGAAGCGTCCTGGGGCGCCGCCTCGAGGCCCACCTCCGGCCTGGGGGGATCGTCCTCCTGCACGACAACGTGGTGGGAACCCTGGAGGTCCTGCCCCTCTTCGCCCACAAGGCGAAGGCCCGGGGGCTCGCCCTGGGCACCGTGGGGGGCCTCCTCGCCCAGCGATGA